One genomic window of Mesorhizobium shangrilense includes the following:
- a CDS encoding IclR family transcriptional regulator: protein MDKTLLKGLHVLEHVAGCEGGVRITDIAAELNLTKSNAHRVLKTLEHAGYLRQDPKSREYGPSLKLWELGSAIVGRMDIRSHASDVLRRLANEARESVHLSVLENDEVIYVDKIDSPAAIGAYTRIGGRAPAYCVATGKAMLCHLPEDELKPILANLQRYSKNTIVDPDELRRELAISRERGYTLNRGEWRDNVWGIATAIRGSSSDVIAAIGVSGPEYHFDQEGRCEALAEMVIRAGREISGNIGYRGP from the coding sequence ATGGACAAGACTTTGCTGAAGGGGCTGCACGTGCTGGAGCACGTCGCAGGATGCGAGGGCGGCGTTCGCATCACCGACATCGCCGCGGAGCTGAACCTCACCAAGAGCAACGCGCACCGCGTGCTCAAGACCCTCGAGCATGCCGGCTACCTGCGCCAGGATCCGAAGTCGCGGGAATATGGTCCGAGCCTGAAGCTCTGGGAACTCGGTTCCGCCATCGTCGGGCGCATGGATATCCGGTCGCACGCGTCCGACGTGCTGCGCCGGCTGGCGAACGAGGCGCGTGAGTCGGTTCACCTGTCCGTCCTTGAGAACGACGAGGTCATCTATGTCGACAAGATCGACAGTCCGGCCGCGATCGGCGCCTACACGCGCATAGGCGGCCGGGCGCCGGCCTATTGCGTGGCGACGGGCAAGGCGATGCTCTGCCATCTCCCGGAAGACGAGCTCAAGCCGATCCTCGCCAACCTCCAGCGATATTCGAAGAACACCATCGTCGACCCGGACGAGCTGCGGCGCGAACTGGCGATCTCGCGCGAGCGCGGCTACACCCTCAATCGCGGCGAGTGGCGCGACAATGTCTGGGGCATCGCCACGGCGATTCGCGGCTCTTCTTCAGACGTCATCGCGGCGATCGGCGTTTCCGGCCCGGAGTATCATTTCGACCAGGAAGGCCGCTGCGAGGCGCTGGCGGAAATGGTGATTCGCGCCGGCCGCGAAATATCCGGCAATATCGGCTACCGGGGCCCCTGA
- a CDS encoding GTP-binding protein has translation MLLNKSDLAADDTLDWVRLWASDHCPGVPVVATTETDVPAALLLDRSASADKWREAGAHGRHVHHFSQVFRLAFPVEPETLARELARPELQLVRAKGIVTAASGQRCVIQVTGRRWQISSATNAPRVPDGLVCIRLNNAPDADEIERRIHFSRTPVGKAGPQGPR, from the coding sequence TTGCTGCTCAACAAGTCTGATCTGGCTGCCGACGATACGCTGGACTGGGTCCGCCTCTGGGCGTCGGACCATTGCCCCGGCGTTCCGGTCGTCGCGACCACGGAAACGGACGTTCCGGCGGCGCTCCTCCTGGATCGCAGCGCATCGGCGGACAAATGGCGGGAGGCAGGCGCTCATGGCAGGCATGTCCACCATTTCAGCCAGGTTTTCCGGCTGGCCTTTCCCGTCGAGCCGGAGACGCTCGCGCGCGAACTGGCAAGGCCGGAGCTGCAACTGGTGCGGGCCAAGGGCATCGTCACGGCCGCGTCGGGGCAGCGCTGCGTCATTCAGGTGACCGGGCGACGCTGGCAGATATCTTCAGCCACGAATGCGCCGCGTGTGCCCGACGGGCTGGTCTGCATTCGCCTCAACAATGCGCCGGATGCCGACGAGATCGAGCGCCGCATCCATTTCTCGCGAACCCCGGTCGGCAAAGCCGGGCCTCAGGGGCCCCGGTAG
- a CDS encoding CobW family GTP-binding protein encodes MKGFAMSTLPVIVIGGYLGAGKTTLVNRLLRNAGGRRIAVLVNEFGELPIDADLIEGEKDGVIGIAGGCVCCSYGSDLVEGLQALRRGFEPDILLIEASGVGLPSSIAQTVELVPGYAVRGVVVLLDAERILGQAADPYLADTVRPGAGGRPFAAQQV; translated from the coding sequence ATGAAAGGCTTCGCCATGTCGACCCTGCCAGTCATTGTCATCGGCGGCTATCTTGGCGCCGGCAAGACGACGCTCGTCAACCGGCTGCTGCGCAATGCGGGCGGGCGGCGGATCGCGGTGCTGGTCAACGAATTCGGCGAACTGCCGATCGATGCCGATCTGATCGAGGGCGAGAAGGACGGCGTCATCGGCATAGCCGGCGGCTGTGTCTGCTGTTCCTACGGCTCCGACCTGGTCGAGGGGCTGCAGGCATTGAGGCGGGGGTTCGAGCCGGACATTCTCCTGATCGAGGCAAGCGGCGTCGGCCTGCCGTCATCCATAGCACAAACCGTCGAGCTGGTCCCGGGGTACGCCGTGCGCGGCGTCGTCGTGCTGCTGGATGCCGAACGCATTCTGGGCCAGGCCGCCGACCCCTACCTGGCCGATACGGTCCGACCAGGCGCGGGCGGCAGACCTTTTGCTGCTCAACAAGTCTGA